The Chitinophaga flava genome has a segment encoding these proteins:
- a CDS encoding methyltransferase domain-containing protein, producing MILNTRERVLAPEIMDDFSMEGERLQRALDKIAKINRKLGGNRITLKGVATLMRQLPPEKTVTIMDIGCGNGDMLRALADEGRQRGWKLHLVGVDANRFTVHHAAALSVDYPEISYDCIDVTHDSFAEMEYDIVLLTLTLHHFTDATILALMQHFCRCATVGIVVNDLHRSSIAYRLFQLLCYVLGLEEMTRYDGLTSIMRGFKKPELIELCRQLNIRNYSLRWRWAFRYQWVISNL from the coding sequence ATGATACTCAATACCAGAGAACGTGTGCTGGCGCCTGAGATCATGGACGATTTTTCCATGGAAGGAGAACGCTTGCAAAGGGCATTGGACAAAATAGCAAAGATCAACCGGAAACTGGGAGGCAACAGGATTACACTGAAAGGCGTAGCGACACTGATGCGGCAACTGCCTCCCGAAAAAACAGTGACTATCATGGATATCGGGTGTGGTAACGGTGATATGCTGCGGGCACTGGCGGATGAAGGACGTCAACGTGGATGGAAGTTGCATCTGGTGGGAGTTGATGCCAATCGTTTTACAGTACATCATGCAGCAGCACTGTCGGTGGATTATCCGGAAATCAGTTATGACTGTATCGATGTGACACATGATTCTTTTGCGGAGATGGAATATGATATTGTGTTATTAACACTGACCCTGCATCATTTTACTGATGCAACCATATTGGCGCTGATGCAACATTTTTGCAGGTGTGCTACGGTTGGAATTGTGGTGAATGATCTGCATCGCAGCAGCATCGCCTACCGGTTGTTTCAGCTGTTGTGTTACGTGCTGGGACTAGAGGAAATGACCCGTTATGACGGGCTGACCTCTATTATGCGTGGGTTTAAAAAGCCGGAGCTGATAGAGCTTTGCCGGCAACTGAATATCAGGAATTACAGTCTGCGTTGGCGATGGGCTTTCCGTTACCAATGGGTTATATCAAATTTATGA
- a CDS encoding PIG-L deacetylase family protein, with translation MFLSGTFLDAHLNGAEAPEDTMQYPHKKNVAIIVAHPDDETLWAGGTIISHPEWRCFVACICRAGDEDRAPRFAAALKALGAAGSMADMDDGPEQTPLPIPAVEEQVLQLLPHTQFDLIITHNIAGEYTRHRRHEEVSEAVFRLWKADLLTSPELWLFAYDDGGHTHFPVADPTAGIYLSLPAPVFQHKKELITGIYGFSQDSWEAQITPPAEAFWTFSTVAGAEQWLNSNRITP, from the coding sequence ATGTTTCTTTCAGGTACGTTTCTTGATGCCCACCTCAACGGTGCTGAAGCACCGGAAGATACCATGCAATATCCCCATAAAAAAAATGTAGCCATTATTGTGGCACATCCGGATGATGAAACCCTTTGGGCTGGCGGAACGATCATAAGCCATCCCGAATGGCGTTGTTTTGTAGCGTGTATCTGCAGAGCCGGAGATGAAGACAGGGCACCCCGTTTCGCTGCTGCACTCAAAGCATTGGGAGCAGCAGGCAGTATGGCAGATATGGACGATGGCCCTGAACAAACCCCGTTACCGATTCCGGCTGTGGAGGAACAGGTACTGCAACTGTTGCCACATACCCAGTTTGACCTGATCATTACCCATAATATAGCAGGAGAGTATACACGACATCGCCGGCATGAAGAAGTAAGCGAGGCTGTTTTCAGATTGTGGAAAGCTGATCTTCTTACAAGTCCTGAGTTATGGTTGTTTGCCTATGATGACGGCGGTCATACTCATTTTCCGGTAGCAGATCCCACAGCTGGTATTTACCTGTCTCTTCCGGCGCCTGTATTTCAACATAAAAAAGAACTGATCACCGGTATATATGGATTTAGTCAGGATAGTTGGGAAGCACAGATTACACCACCCGCGGAAGCATTCTGGACGTTCAGCACGGTGGCGGGAGCCGAGCAATGGCTGAACAGTAACCGTATTACACCATGA
- a CDS encoding helix-turn-helix domain-containing protein, which yields MNFGKAIRTLRKHSNQSQQEFADDIGISQTSLSLIESGKTKPTDATLNRIAEKFKTRTAIITMAAIEVEKDVPPGKRKLFKELFPDFEENVWTLIFHK from the coding sequence ATGAACTTCGGGAAAGCAATCAGAACATTACGCAAACACAGCAATCAGAGTCAGCAGGAATTCGCTGATGACATTGGCATCAGCCAGACAAGTCTTTCTCTCATTGAAAGCGGGAAAACAAAACCCACAGATGCCACCCTCAACAGGATCGCTGAAAAATTCAAAACAAGAACAGCCATCATTACCATGGCGGCCATCGAAGTAGAGAAAGACGTTCCTCCCGGCAAAAGAAAACTGTTTAAAGAGCTATTCCCGGATTTTGAAGAAAATGTATGGACACTCATTTTCCATAAATAA
- a CDS encoding acyl carrier protein, with translation MDKTALMATIKEVVQPYTKNPEALATLNEDTDFIRDLKINSANLVDVVLDVEEKFNIVIDNDSMEKMINVRSAMEVVENKLAATS, from the coding sequence ATGGATAAAACAGCTTTGATGGCCACTATCAAGGAAGTGGTGCAGCCTTACACCAAAAATCCTGAGGCGCTGGCAACCCTCAATGAAGACACGGACTTTATCCGTGATCTGAAAATAAATTCCGCTAACCTGGTGGATGTGGTGCTGGACGTGGAAGAAAAATTCAACATCGTAATTGATAACGATTCCATGGAGAAAATGATCAATGTAAGATCCGCTATGGAAGTGGTGGAAAACAAATTGGCCGCTACCTCATGA
- a CDS encoding type III polyketide synthase — MSVKIQSVAKALPAYTRPTSEIMPYLDLWLAGQEERFVKKVKKIFENAAVDQRYSIMNAEEVFNSTSFEEKNNIYIRECTALGKKCLQGALEKAGLKGEEIDYIITVSCTGFMIPSMDAYLINALQLRQDIVRLPVTEMGCAAGVSGMIYAYQFLKANPGKRAAVVAVESPTATFQHNDYSMANIVSAAIFGDGAACVILSSHEDDKGPAIVGTEMYHFYEATHLMGFHLSNTGLQMVLDIAVPEQIASHFSDIIYPFLERHGTSMEEVNQLIFHPGGRKIIQTVEEIFSGSGKNIDDTKEVLRLYGNMSSATVLYVLERVLDKAVPPGDKGLMLSFGPGFSAQRILLQW; from the coding sequence ATGAGCGTAAAAATTCAATCAGTAGCAAAGGCATTACCAGCGTATACCAGGCCTACCAGCGAAATAATGCCATACCTTGACCTATGGCTTGCCGGACAGGAAGAACGGTTTGTAAAAAAGGTAAAGAAGATTTTTGAGAATGCAGCAGTAGATCAGCGGTATTCTATCATGAATGCAGAGGAAGTATTTAACAGTACCTCTTTTGAAGAGAAGAACAATATTTACATCCGGGAATGCACGGCGCTGGGGAAAAAATGTTTGCAGGGTGCACTGGAAAAGGCCGGTCTGAAAGGAGAGGAGATAGACTATATCATCACTGTCAGCTGTACCGGTTTTATGATCCCTTCTATGGATGCATATCTGATCAATGCGTTGCAGCTAAGGCAGGATATTGTTCGTTTACCCGTTACCGAGATGGGGTGTGCGGCAGGTGTTTCGGGGATGATCTACGCATATCAGTTTCTGAAGGCCAATCCCGGAAAAAGGGCTGCGGTAGTGGCGGTTGAATCACCCACGGCCACCTTTCAGCATAACGACTACTCCATGGCCAACATTGTCAGCGCCGCTATTTTCGGAGATGGTGCTGCCTGTGTGATATTATCCTCCCATGAAGATGATAAAGGACCTGCTATTGTGGGAACAGAGATGTATCATTTTTATGAGGCTACCCACCTGATGGGTTTCCATCTTTCCAATACCGGTTTGCAGATGGTGCTGGATATTGCGGTGCCGGAGCAGATCGCGAGTCATTTTTCTGATATCATTTATCCGTTCCTGGAGCGGCATGGTACTAGCATGGAAGAGGTGAACCAGCTGATTTTTCATCCCGGAGGAAGAAAAATTATTCAGACGGTGGAAGAGATTTTCAGTGGGTCCGGTAAAAATATTGATGATACCAAAGAAGTGTTAAGGTTATACGGTAATATGTCCAGCGCCACGGTGCTGTATGTTCTGGAGCGTGTACTGGACAAAGCCGTGCCGCCGGGAGATAAAGGGTTGATGCTGAGTTTTGGTCCTGGTTTTTCTGCACAAAGAATACTATTGCAATGGTAA
- a CDS encoding enoyl-ACP reductase FabI, which produces MVRDFASQQYWALILGGSSGLGLASARKLAEKGMHLCIVHRNAGMEMEQVNADFEALRATGVQVISFNVSITNTEKRAFVLQELQQQMGAAGRVRCLLHSIAKGTLKAMTGDQALQTDDMMITLEHMAVSLHDWTQSVWQQGLFAGDARVLSFTSEGSSKAWQHYAAVSAAKASLEAISRSIALEFGPYGIRANCLQAGVTDTRSLRMIPGHEQLLAHSIARTPFQRLTTPEDVANMVYLLCKDEAAWVTGAVIPVDGGAHIH; this is translated from the coding sequence ATGGTAAGGGATTTTGCATCACAACAATACTGGGCACTCATTCTGGGCGGTAGCAGCGGGCTGGGACTGGCATCGGCCCGCAAGCTGGCGGAGAAGGGTATGCATCTCTGCATTGTACATCGAAATGCGGGTATGGAAATGGAGCAGGTGAATGCTGATTTTGAAGCGTTGCGGGCAACAGGTGTGCAGGTAATATCGTTTAATGTGAGTATTACGAACACAGAAAAACGGGCCTTTGTTTTACAGGAGCTGCAACAACAAATGGGAGCAGCAGGACGGGTGCGATGTTTGTTGCACAGCATAGCTAAAGGCACGTTAAAAGCGATGACCGGTGATCAGGCATTACAAACAGATGATATGATGATCACGCTGGAACATATGGCGGTGAGTTTGCATGACTGGACACAGTCGGTATGGCAACAGGGGCTTTTTGCCGGTGATGCGCGTGTATTGTCATTTACCAGTGAAGGCAGCAGCAAAGCATGGCAGCACTATGCGGCTGTATCGGCCGCCAAAGCCTCCCTGGAGGCTATTAGCCGTAGCATTGCACTGGAGTTCGGACCTTATGGTATCAGAGCCAACTGCCTGCAGGCGGGGGTAACAGATACCCGTTCCCTGCGTATGATCCCGGGGCATGAACAGCTGTTGGCCCACAGTATTGCCCGTACTCCTTTTCAACGGCTTACCACACCCGAAGATGTGGCAAATATGGTGTATCTTTTATGTAAAGATGAAGCGGCCTGGGTAACCGGCGCCGTGATCCCGGTAGACGGAGGTGCACATATACATTGA
- a CDS encoding 4'-phosphopantetheinyl transferase family protein, giving the protein MIGNDVVDLELAAAENNWRRAGYLEKICTPAERQLIQDAVDPDRMVWLLWSAKEAAYKMVHRTTRERIYAPHRYAVQLSGMDTGTICYENMVFHFRTTVDGSKLHTIAVPAQYLWYQLSCGVEAGELLQKDEQGLPFVREESSGKRRPASVSHHGKYYEVVSLKI; this is encoded by the coding sequence ATGATTGGCAATGATGTGGTAGATCTGGAGTTGGCGGCTGCAGAAAACAACTGGCGGCGGGCAGGTTATCTGGAGAAGATATGTACGCCGGCAGAGCGGCAGCTGATACAGGATGCTGTTGATCCGGACCGTATGGTGTGGCTGTTGTGGAGCGCCAAGGAGGCTGCCTATAAGATGGTACACCGAACCACCAGAGAACGTATCTATGCGCCACATCGTTATGCTGTACAGCTTTCCGGCATGGATACAGGAACCATTTGTTATGAAAACATGGTTTTTCATTTTCGTACAACCGTTGACGGTAGTAAGTTACATACCATCGCTGTGCCTGCTCAGTATTTATGGTATCAGCTTTCCTGTGGTGTTGAAGCAGGTGAACTACTGCAGAAAGATGAACAGGGATTACCGTTTGTCAGGGAAGAAAGTAGTGGAAAACGACGGCCTGCGTCGGTCAGTCACCACGGAAAATATTACGAGGTGGTAAGCCTGAAGATATGA
- a CDS encoding beta-ketoacyl-[acyl-carrier-protein] synthase family protein, whose protein sequence is MSVRVVITGLGVMAPNGAGVPAFREAVINGVSGIRYDPKLAALDFSCRIAGTPEVTEAMKLRYFEPLELKGFNSEAVLYGVMAGIEAWQDAGLPLANGAMQPDWDSGVVFGTGSSGVDKWREAIYQVDEGKVRRLGSTVISQTMASSISAWLGGKLALGNQVTTNSSACTTGAESVMMAYDRIRSGKALRMLAGSTTDGGPYVWAGFDAMRVCTFKNNDRPEAGSRPMSASASGFVPGAGAGALVVESLDSALQRGATIYAEIAGGHVNSGGQLGEGSMTAPNSEAVQRCIREAVREAGIHPDEIDVINGHLTATSKDATEILNWSQALNRKGADFPYVNALKCMVGHCLSASGSIELVSAVLQLKEGFLFPNINSEDLHPEIAAIVPRERIPLQLMNKTLQVVAKASFGFGDVNACIILKKYKP, encoded by the coding sequence ATGTCTGTTCGGGTAGTTATAACAGGACTTGGTGTGATGGCGCCCAATGGAGCTGGTGTTCCTGCTTTCCGTGAGGCGGTCATCAATGGTGTTTCCGGTATCCGGTATGATCCGAAGCTGGCAGCACTGGATTTTTCCTGTCGCATTGCTGGGACGCCGGAAGTAACGGAAGCTATGAAGCTGCGTTATTTTGAGCCGCTGGAGCTGAAAGGCTTCAACAGCGAAGCTGTCCTTTACGGAGTGATGGCAGGTATCGAAGCCTGGCAGGACGCGGGGTTGCCGCTGGCCAACGGAGCAATGCAGCCTGACTGGGACAGCGGGGTTGTATTTGGCACCGGTTCTTCCGGAGTAGATAAATGGCGGGAAGCAATTTATCAGGTAGATGAAGGAAAAGTACGTCGTTTAGGCAGTACCGTTATTTCACAAACCATGGCCAGTAGTATCAGTGCCTGGCTGGGGGGAAAGCTGGCGCTGGGCAACCAGGTGACCACCAATTCGTCTGCCTGTACTACTGGTGCAGAGAGCGTGATGATGGCCTATGACAGGATACGGTCGGGTAAGGCTCTGCGTATGCTGGCTGGCAGTACTACCGATGGTGGTCCTTATGTATGGGCAGGGTTTGATGCTATGCGGGTATGTACTTTTAAAAATAACGACCGGCCGGAAGCGGGTTCCAGGCCTATGAGTGCCAGTGCCAGCGGTTTTGTGCCGGGGGCAGGTGCAGGTGCGCTGGTAGTGGAGTCGCTGGATAGTGCCCTGCAAAGAGGGGCTACTATTTATGCAGAAATCGCCGGCGGACATGTTAATTCCGGTGGTCAGCTGGGAGAAGGAAGTATGACGGCACCCAACAGTGAAGCGGTACAACGCTGCATCCGGGAAGCTGTCCGTGAAGCAGGTATTCATCCCGATGAGATTGATGTGATCAATGGTCACCTTACAGCTACCAGCAAAGATGCTACGGAGATCCTCAACTGGAGCCAGGCACTCAATAGAAAAGGAGCAGACTTCCCTTATGTAAATGCCCTGAAATGTATGGTGGGACACTGTTTGAGCGCTTCGGGCAGTATTGAACTGGTGTCCGCAGTGCTGCAGTTGAAAGAAGGTTTTCTTTTCCCCAATATAAATAGTGAAGACCTGCATCCGGAGATAGCGGCTATCGTACCACGGGAACGCATTCCTTTGCAGTTGATGAATAAAACGCTGCAGGTAGTGGCCAAAGCCAGTTTTGGTTTCGGCGATGTAAATGCCTGTATCATTCTTAAAAAATATAAACCCTGA
- a CDS encoding 3-hydroxyacyl-ACP dehydratase FabZ family protein encodes MTTAAILAKLPYSEPFLFVDTLEYIDEKKVTGSFTFRPDMDFYKGHFKHYAVTPGVLLTEVMAQIGLVCLGIYLTGGAEDLAFGLTATNVEFMAPVLPGEKVTVTGEKEYFRFGKLKCKVVMTNERGQEVSSGVMAGMIIPRKS; translated from the coding sequence ATGACGACAGCAGCTATATTAGCAAAACTACCATACAGCGAACCTTTTTTATTTGTAGATACGCTGGAATATATTGATGAAAAAAAAGTGACAGGCAGCTTTACTTTCCGGCCTGATATGGACTTTTACAAAGGGCATTTCAAACATTATGCTGTTACGCCGGGTGTATTGCTCACCGAAGTAATGGCACAGATAGGGCTGGTATGCCTGGGCATCTATCTGACCGGAGGCGCGGAAGATCTGGCATTTGGCCTGACTGCTACAAATGTGGAGTTTATGGCGCCTGTGCTGCCAGGTGAAAAAGTGACCGTCACGGGTGAAAAGGAATATTTTCGTTTTGGTAAACTGAAATGTAAAGTAGTAATGACCAATGAGCGGGGACAGGAAGTGAGCAGTGGTGTGATGGCCGGGATGATCATCCCCCGTAAATCGTAA